The genomic segment CATCTTCTCGCTCGGCTTCTACATCACGCCGGCCATCCTGGGCGGTGGCAAGGTGGTGATGGTGGCGGAGTTCATCGCGGTTCATTTCGAGGAGACGCTGCAATGGGGCACGGCCACGATGATGGCCTCCACGCTGCTGATCGCCGTCTTCGCCCTGCTGTTCGGCATGTCCCGCTTCGTTGACCTGAAAAAGCTGTTCGCCGCGCGATGACCGAGGGACGCTTCACATTCGCAAGAGGGCTGGTGCTGGGCGGCGCCTGGACGGTGGTCGGCTTCCTCGTCCTGCCCATGCTGATCATCTTTCCCGTCTCGCTGACGGATCAGTACTACCTCTCCATGCCGAAGGAGCATCTCTCTTTCAGGCATTACGAGAACTTCTTCTCCGACGACCGCTGGCTCGCGGCCTTCGGCCAGAGCGTCTTCATCGGGCTGGCGGCGACGGTGTGCGCGGTGATCCTCGGCACGCTGTGCGCGGTGGGATGCTGGCGCATCGCGTCCAACCGGTCGGAGCTCGTGCGCACGCTCATGCTCACGCCGATCATCGTGCCGCAGATCGTCCAGGCGCTCGCCTTCTACAAGATGTGGATCACGATCGACCTGATCGACAGCTATCTCGGCGTGATCCTGGCCCACACGCTGATCGCGCTGCCCTATGTGGTGATCACCGTGTCGGCCGCCCTGTCCAATTTCGATGTGCGCCTGGAGCAGGCGGCGCGCAATCTCGGCGCCTCAGTCAGCCAGACCGTGCGCTGGGTGATCGTGCCCTGCATCATGCCGGGCGTCCTCTCCGGCGCGCTCTTCGCCTTCACGATCTCCTTCGACGAGATCGTCACCGTCCTGTTCATCACCAGCCGAAACATCTACACGCTGCCCAAGCGCATCTGGGACGGGATCCAGGAGAATCTCGACCCGACCATCGCCGCGGTGGCGACCGCGCTGGTGTTCCTGACCCTGCTTCTTCTGGTGGCCGACATGGTCCTGCGCAGCCGGCGCGAGCGCCGGATGATGCGCCAGTCGGCCGCGCCCGCCGACGACAGCTGATCGCGAACCACGGAGTTAAAGGGATGTCGGAGCTCACGCCCGAAAAGCGCACCGCGCTCGCTTGGATCGAGGAGCACGCGGAGGACCTCTCGCGCGATCACATGACGCTGTGGCACTTCCACGAGCCGTCCTGGCGCGAATACAAGTCCGCGCGCTGGTATGTCGACAGGCTGAGGGCGGAGGGCTTCGAGGTGGAGGCGGGAAGCGCCGGCATGCCGACGGCCTTCTGCGCGACCTTCACCAATGGCGAGGGCGGCCCGGTGATCGGCGCCTATGCCGAATACGACGCCGTGCCGGGCACCTCGCAGGATCCCGTGCCCTACAAGAAGCCGCGCGACGGCGTGCACCGCTACGCCGCCGGCCATACGGACCCGCATTCCGCCCTCGGCATGGGCTCGCTCACGGGCATACTCGCCGCCAAGGAGGCGATGGTCCGCCACGGCATTGCGGGCACGATCAAGTATTTCGGCGAACCGGCGGAGAAGATGTGCGGCTCCAAGCCCGTCCATGCGTCCCACGGCTATTACGACGATCTCGACGCCGCCTTGAGCTTCCACCCGACCTCGCTGCCGGCGCTCTCCAACACCACCGTGTGGGACACCCATTGCGGCTGCTACTGGTCGAAGGTCTACACCTTCGAATGCGTGGAGCCGGAGAGCTGGCTCGGCGCCGGCGGGCGCGAGGGCACCAACAACAACCACTCCGTCGCCCGCGCGCCCGCGGCCATCGACGCGGTGTGCCTCATGTACACGACCTCCAAATACACCAAGGAATCCATGCTGCCCCATCGCGGAAGCTGGACGGTGAACGAGGCGATCCTGTGCGCGGGCCAGGCGACCGCCGACAATCTGCCGCCGCGTTTCGGCCAGATCCAGTATTCCTGGCGCTGCCCGACCATCGAGATGGCCGAGCAGATCGGCCGCATCCTCGACAACAATGCAAGCCACGTCGCCGGCATCACCCATACCGAGGTGAAGGGCGACTGGGTGACCAAGACCCGCCCCGGCCTGCCCAATCACGCGCTGGCGGAGATCACCTATCGCAATCTGGAGCTCGTCGGCGCGCCGAAATGGAGCCGGGAGGCGAAGGATTTCGCCAACGAGATGCGCAAGTCGCTCGGCTTCGAGCCGGTGGACGAGCCGCTGATGGAGGAGATCGAACGCCTCGTTGAGCCGCGCGAG from the Kaustia mangrovi genome contains:
- a CDS encoding ABC transporter permease; the encoded protein is MTEGRFTFARGLVLGGAWTVVGFLVLPMLIIFPVSLTDQYYLSMPKEHLSFRHYENFFSDDRWLAAFGQSVFIGLAATVCAVILGTLCAVGCWRIASNRSELVRTLMLTPIIVPQIVQALAFYKMWITIDLIDSYLGVILAHTLIALPYVVITVSAALSNFDVRLEQAARNLGASVSQTVRWVIVPCIMPGVLSGALFAFTISFDEIVTVLFITSRNIYTLPKRIWDGIQENLDPTIAAVATALVFLTLLLLVADMVLRSRRERRMMRQSAAPADDS
- a CDS encoding amidohydrolase; the encoded protein is MSELTPEKRTALAWIEEHAEDLSRDHMTLWHFHEPSWREYKSARWYVDRLRAEGFEVEAGSAGMPTAFCATFTNGEGGPVIGAYAEYDAVPGTSQDPVPYKKPRDGVHRYAAGHTDPHSALGMGSLTGILAAKEAMVRHGIAGTIKYFGEPAEKMCGSKPVHASHGYYDDLDAALSFHPTSLPALSNTTVWDTHCGCYWSKVYTFECVEPESWLGAGGREGTNNNHSVARAPAAIDAVCLMYTTSKYTKESMLPHRGSWTVNEAILCAGQATADNLPPRFGQIQYSWRCPTIEMAEQIGRILDNNASHVAGITHTEVKGDWVTKTRPGLPNHALAEITYRNLELVGAPKWSREAKDFANEMRKSLGFEPVDEPLMEEIERLVEPREGEAMLRESLPPWQKNFTSDDYTDYTWHAPTVRLYIGRAALKPPKAGHAVPHWCHCALGGLPAAMDPMFLKAGEVVATTMIDLMAEPELLERCRAEFRERTGGGIGGERWVPPLLGKDYPAPVHFRWPEYVTTERGEEWWIPVGA